One genomic window of Blastocatellia bacterium includes the following:
- a CDS encoding phytanoyl-CoA dioxygenase family protein, with protein sequence MNKIKKILPQDSKLKDSKLTRKQIYQGEVLCFPATDVSKQLVSDVLALLKEELGEDVRTAQFRFSDEEFFEHIGKLRKIIYTQTYFHDLAKKLLFELNFIPNENAFEPIRLRVITHKGHENPKAAPIYYAHRDTWYSHSQALITWWIPLHDLREEETFVFFPEYFNHPVKNGSQHFDYDEWMLDKRQLTVGWQDKNAGREAFYPSLMEEISDSQKVGFSAKAGEIILFSGSCLHQTLNNLSGMTRFSLDFRTVDLTDHNENIGAPNVDNLSRGSAMRQYIYPSN encoded by the coding sequence ATGAATAAAATAAAAAAAATATTACCTCAAGATAGCAAACTAAAAGATAGCAAACTAACTAGAAAGCAAATTTATCAAGGCGAGGTTCTTTGTTTTCCTGCTACAGATGTTTCTAAACAGCTTGTAAGCGATGTATTAGCATTATTAAAAGAGGAGTTAGGCGAAGATGTTCGTACAGCACAATTTAGATTTTCTGATGAAGAATTTTTTGAGCATATTGGAAAATTAAGAAAAATAATTTATACCCAAACATATTTTCACGATTTAGCTAAAAAACTACTATTTGAACTTAATTTTATTCCAAATGAAAATGCTTTTGAACCTATTAGACTACGGGTAATTACTCATAAAGGACATGAAAATCCTAAAGCAGCACCTATTTATTATGCTCATCGGGATACTTGGTATTCGCACTCGCAAGCATTAATTACTTGGTGGATACCTTTGCATGATTTAAGAGAAGAAGAAACCTTTGTATTTTTTCCAGAATATTTTAATCATCCAGTAAAAAATGGCTCACAGCATTTTGATTATGACGAATGGATGCTAGATAAACGCCAATTAACAGTTGGATGGCAGGACAAAAACGCAGGTAGGGAAGCTTTTTATCCCTCTTTAATGGAAGAAATAAGTGACAGTCAAAAAGTAGGCTTTTCTGCTAAAGCAGGAGAAATAATTTTGTTTTCTGGGTCATGTCTTCATCAAACGCTTAATAATTTATCAGGAATGACCCGTTTTAGCTTAGATTTTCGTACTGTAGATCTTACAGATCATAATGAAAATATTGGCGCACCAAATGTTGATAATCTTTCTCGGGGTTCGGCAATGAGACAATATATCTACCCAAGTAATTAA
- a CDS encoding C1 family peptidase, whose product MFLVEDVKLVPLTLHDWKHALAEGNPIIFGISLYESFDSHRRKGLVPMPSRKEASREDHGGHAMLCVGYSDADRTFIVRNSWGRSWGDKGYCYIPYDYLISEKFNDADSWIIKRLDNFPDGDQEGWGEEESVIEESNTEFSKMTDEEYTDMLDAMGYIILNIG is encoded by the coding sequence ATTTTTTTAGTAGAAGATGTAAAACTTGTTCCGCTTACCCTTCATGATTGGAAACATGCTTTAGCAGAAGGTAATCCAATTATTTTTGGTATTTCACTTTACGAATCTTTTGACTCACACAGAAGAAAAGGTCTTGTCCCAATGCCGTCCAGAAAAGAAGCCTCACGTGAAGATCATGGAGGGCATGCAATGCTTTGTGTGGGCTATTCTGATGCTGATAGAACTTTTATTGTCCGTAATTCCTGGGGTAGGAGTTGGGGAGATAAAGGTTATTGTTATATTCCTTATGATTATTTAATTAGTGAAAAATTTAATGATGCTGATAGCTGGATTATTAAGCGATTAGATAATTTTCCTGATGGAGATCAAGAAGGTTGGGGAGAAGAAGAAAGTGTTATAGAAGAATCTAATACAGAATTCTCCAAAATGACAGATGAAGAATACACAGATATGCTTGATGCAATGGGATATATCATATTGAATATCGGGTAG